The following proteins are encoded in a genomic region of Spirosoma sp. SC4-14:
- a CDS encoding MFS transporter, with protein sequence MKRSLLPLTIGGFGIGMTEFVMMGILPDIANTLHITIPVAGHLISSYALGVVLGAPLLVGIAGNYPPKKILLGLMALFTFCNALSSFAPNYQIMMITRLLSGLPHGAFFGVGAVVASRLARRGKEAQAISMMFAGLTIANIIGVPLGTYIGHSMSWRLTFVIIAAVGLITMASIQKLLPDLPVVGESNLRKDLKLFTHVEPWLILGITAIGTGGLFAWFSYIAPLLTEVAHFGSDQITWILVLAGLGMAVGNLIAGRMADFISPIKATALFLLLMVICLITVYFVAPFKVPLLIMTFITGAIAFSLGAPIQILMIRASNGSEMLASSVSQAGFNIGNAIGAYLGGLPIAAGFGYTSPEWIGAMLAFSGFALAIMVYFRQKSADSYELATSH encoded by the coding sequence ATGAAAAGAAGTTTGTTGCCTCTCACCATCGGAGGCTTCGGGATTGGAATGACCGAATTTGTGATGATGGGTATTCTGCCAGACATTGCCAACACCTTACATATCACCATCCCCGTTGCCGGTCACCTCATCTCTTCCTATGCCCTGGGCGTAGTACTGGGCGCTCCGTTGCTGGTTGGCATTGCGGGGAATTATCCGCCCAAAAAGATTCTGCTGGGCCTGATGGCGCTCTTTACGTTTTGTAATGCACTGTCGTCTTTTGCGCCCAACTACCAAATCATGATGATTACGCGTTTGTTGTCGGGCTTGCCACATGGTGCTTTTTTTGGCGTTGGTGCCGTAGTAGCCAGCCGCTTAGCAAGACGGGGAAAAGAAGCGCAGGCTATTTCGATGATGTTTGCCGGGCTGACCATTGCCAATATCATCGGGGTTCCGCTCGGAACCTACATTGGTCATTCGATGAGCTGGCGGCTGACGTTTGTTATCATTGCCGCTGTCGGGCTGATCACAATGGCCAGCATTCAGAAATTGCTTCCCGATCTGCCGGTTGTGGGTGAGTCGAATCTTCGTAAAGACCTGAAACTCTTTACGCACGTTGAACCCTGGCTGATTTTGGGAATCACAGCTATCGGTACCGGCGGTTTGTTTGCCTGGTTCAGCTACATTGCGCCCCTCCTAACCGAAGTAGCCCATTTCGGCAGTGACCAAATCACCTGGATTCTGGTGCTGGCCGGGTTAGGCATGGCCGTCGGTAACCTGATTGCCGGACGTATGGCCGACTTTATTTCACCCATCAAAGCAACAGCACTGTTTCTGTTGCTGATGGTTATCTGCCTGATCACGGTTTACTTTGTCGCTCCGTTTAAAGTGCCGCTACTCATCATGACCTTCATTACGGGAGCCATTGCGTTTTCGCTGGGCGCTCCTATTCAGATTCTGATGATTCGGGCCTCCAACGGCTCCGAAATGCTGGCATCATCGGTTAGTCAGGCCGGATTTAATATCGGCAATGCCATAGGTGCCTATCTGGGCGGTTTGCCCATTGCGGCCGGTTTTGGCTATACCTCACCCGAATGGATTGGTGCCATGCTGGCATTCAGCGGTTTTGCACTGGCCATTATGGTATACTTCCGGCAAAAGAGCGCCGACTCCTACGAGCTGGCAACCAGTCATTAA